A section of the Pseudomonas fluorescens genome encodes:
- the ispF gene encoding 2-C-methyl-D-erythritol 2,4-cyclodiphosphate synthase: protein MRIGHGYDVHRFAEGDFITLGGVRIAHHHGLLAHSDGDVVLHALSDALLGAAALGDIGKHFPDTDPTFKGADSRVLLRHVVGLIHAKGWKVGNVDNTIVAQAPKMVPHIESMRAAIAADLQIELDQVNVKATTTEKLGFTGREEGIAVHSVALLLRA, encoded by the coding sequence ATGCGTATTGGCCACGGCTATGATGTGCACCGTTTCGCCGAAGGCGACTTCATCACTCTGGGCGGCGTGCGCATTGCGCACCACCATGGGTTGCTGGCTCATTCCGACGGCGACGTTGTGCTGCATGCCTTGAGCGATGCCTTGCTCGGCGCAGCGGCGTTGGGTGATATCGGCAAACACTTTCCAGACACCGATCCCACGTTCAAGGGCGCGGACAGCCGCGTACTGCTGCGGCATGTGGTCGGCCTGATCCATGCCAAAGGCTGGAAGGTCGGCAATGTCGATAACACCATCGTTGCCCAGGCACCCAAAATGGTTCCGCATATCGAATCGATGCGTGCAGCGATTGCCGCTGACCTGCAGATAGAACTGGATCAAGTGAACGTGAAAGCCACCACTACCGAAAAGCTCGGGTTTACCGGTCGTGAAGAGGGCATCGCGGTGCACTCTGTTGCCTTGTTGCTGCGCGCATGA
- the ispD gene encoding 2-C-methyl-D-erythritol 4-phosphate cytidylyltransferase: MNSCLPAFWAVIPAAGVGARMAADRPKQYLLLGGRTILEHSLGCFLDHPSLKGLVVSLAVDDPYWPSLACAGDPRIQRAEGGSERSGSVLNALLQLNALGASDDDWVLVHDAARPNLSREDLDTLLAQLADDPVGGLLAVPARDTLKRVDRHGRVVETIDRSPIWQAYTPQMFRLGALHRALADSLVADAVITDEASAMEWSGQAPRLIEGRSDNIKVTRPEDLEWLRLRWANRR; encoded by the coding sequence ATGAATTCCTGTTTGCCGGCCTTCTGGGCCGTGATTCCTGCCGCGGGCGTGGGTGCCCGCATGGCTGCGGACCGTCCCAAGCAATATCTGCTGTTGGGCGGGCGCACTATTCTCGAACACAGCCTAGGCTGTTTCCTCGACCATCCGAGCCTCAAGGGGCTGGTGGTCAGCCTGGCTGTGGATGATCCCTACTGGCCCAGCCTGGCGTGTGCTGGGGATCCGCGTATCCAGCGCGCAGAGGGTGGCTCGGAGCGCTCAGGTTCAGTGCTCAATGCGTTGCTGCAACTCAATGCCCTGGGCGCCAGCGATGACGACTGGGTACTGGTGCACGATGCCGCACGGCCGAACCTGAGCCGCGAAGATCTCGACACGTTATTGGCGCAGCTGGCGGATGACCCGGTGGGCGGCTTGCTGGCTGTTCCGGCCCGCGACACCCTCAAGCGTGTCGACAGGCACGGACGGGTGGTGGAAACCATTGACCGCAGCCCGATCTGGCAAGCCTACACACCGCAAATGTTCCGCCTGGGCGCCTTGCATCGTGCCTTGGCCGATAGCCTGGTGGCCGATGCGGTCATCACCGATGAAGCCTCGGCCATGGAATGGTCCGGCCAGGCGCCGCGCCTGATCGAAGGGCGCTCGGACAATATCAAGGTGACCCGGCCGGAGGACCTGGAGTGGCTCAGGTTGCGGTGGGCTAATCGCCGCTAG
- a CDS encoding LysR substrate-binding domain-containing protein yields the protein MLENRWEGIDEFVAVAECSQFTAAAERLGVSSSHISRQVARLEERLQTRLLYRSTRRVTLTEAGQTFLQHCQRLQDGREEALRAVGDLTSEPKGMLRMTCAVAYGERFIVPLVTRFMGLYPQLRVDIELSNRPLDLVHEGLDLAIRLGRLQDSRMVASRLAPRRMYLCASPSYLERYGRPHSLSELSRHNCLIGSSDIWQLAQDGREFSQRVQGNWRCNSGQAVLDAALQGVGLCQLPDYYVLEHLHSGALVSLLEAHQPPNTAVWALYPQQRHLSPKVRKLVEFLKEGLAGRPEYGG from the coding sequence ATGCTGGAAAACCGCTGGGAAGGCATCGATGAGTTCGTTGCCGTGGCCGAATGCAGCCAGTTCACGGCCGCCGCCGAACGCCTTGGTGTGTCTTCGTCCCATATCAGCCGCCAGGTGGCACGCCTGGAAGAGCGCCTGCAGACCCGCCTGCTCTACCGCAGCACCCGGCGCGTTACGCTGACCGAGGCCGGGCAAACCTTCCTGCAACATTGTCAACGCCTGCAAGACGGACGCGAAGAAGCCCTGCGCGCCGTGGGCGACCTGACCAGCGAACCCAAGGGCATGTTGCGCATGACTTGCGCCGTGGCCTATGGCGAACGCTTTATCGTGCCGCTGGTCACGCGCTTCATGGGGCTGTATCCGCAATTGCGGGTGGATATCGAACTGAGCAACCGCCCCCTCGACCTGGTGCATGAAGGCCTGGACCTGGCAATTCGCCTGGGTCGCCTGCAAGACTCACGGATGGTCGCCAGCCGCCTTGCCCCCCGGCGCATGTATCTGTGCGCGTCACCGTCCTACCTGGAGCGGTATGGGCGCCCACATAGCTTGTCGGAACTGAGCCGGCATAACTGCCTGATCGGCAGTTCGGATATTTGGCAGTTGGCCCAGGATGGGCGCGAGTTTTCCCAGAGGGTGCAGGGAAACTGGCGCTGCAACAGTGGGCAAGCGGTACTGGATGCGGCGCTACAGGGCGTAGGGCTGTGCCAGCTGCCGGATTACTACGTACTGGAGCACTTGCACAGCGGCGCGCTGGTTTCACTGCTTGAGGCCCATCAACCGCCAAATACGGCGGTGTGGGCGCTCTATCCGCAGCAGCGGCATTTATCGCCGAAGGTGCGCAAGTTGGTAGAGTTCTTGAAGGAGGGGTTGGCTGGGCGGCCGGAGTACGGTGGGTGA
- a CDS encoding S-(hydroxymethyl)glutathione dehydrogenase/class III alcohol dehydrogenase — protein sequence MIKSRAAVAFEAKKPLEIVEVDVAMPKAGEVLLRVVASGVCHTDAYTLSGADPEGIFPSILGHEGGAVVEAIGEGVTSVAVGDHVIPLYTPECGKCKFCLSGKTNLCQAIRATQGKGLMPDGTTRFSYKGQPIFHYMGTSTFSEYTVLPEISVARIPKEAPLEKVCLLGCGVTTGIGAVINTAKVKPGDTVAIFGLGGIGLSAVIGAVKAKAGRIIAIDINPAKFEIAKQLGATDCINPKDYDRPIQDVIVDLTDGGVDFSFECIGNVQLMRAALECCHKGWGESVIIGVAGAGQEIATRPFQLVTGRVWRGSAFGGVRGRSELPSYVDMAQTGEIPLDTFITHTMGLEDINKAFDLMHEGKSIRTVIHF from the coding sequence ATGATCAAGTCGCGCGCCGCTGTCGCCTTCGAGGCCAAGAAACCACTGGAGATTGTGGAAGTGGATGTGGCCATGCCCAAGGCCGGTGAAGTCCTGTTGCGCGTGGTCGCTTCCGGGGTTTGCCATACTGATGCCTACACCCTGTCGGGCGCCGATCCGGAAGGTATCTTCCCGTCGATCCTTGGTCACGAGGGTGGCGCGGTAGTTGAAGCGATTGGCGAGGGCGTGACCTCGGTTGCGGTGGGCGATCACGTGATCCCGCTGTACACCCCGGAATGCGGCAAGTGCAAATTCTGCCTGTCGGGCAAGACCAACCTGTGCCAGGCCATTCGCGCAACCCAGGGCAAAGGTCTGATGCCGGACGGTACCACGCGTTTTTCCTACAAGGGCCAGCCGATTTTCCACTACATGGGGACTTCGACCTTTTCCGAGTACACCGTGTTGCCGGAAATCTCCGTGGCCAGGATTCCCAAAGAAGCCCCGCTGGAAAAAGTCTGTCTGTTGGGCTGTGGTGTCACCACCGGGATCGGTGCGGTGATCAACACCGCCAAGGTCAAGCCAGGCGATACCGTGGCCATCTTCGGCCTGGGCGGGATTGGCTTGTCGGCGGTGATTGGTGCGGTGAAGGCCAAGGCCGGTCGCATCATCGCTATCGATATCAACCCGGCCAAGTTCGAGATCGCCAAGCAACTGGGCGCCACCGACTGCATCAATCCGAAAGACTACGACCGCCCGATCCAGGATGTGATTGTCGATTTGACCGATGGCGGCGTGGACTTTTCCTTCGAGTGCATCGGCAATGTCCAACTGATGCGTGCAGCCCTTGAGTGCTGCCACAAGGGCTGGGGCGAGTCGGTGATCATCGGTGTCGCCGGTGCTGGCCAGGAAATCGCCACACGTCCGTTCCAGTTGGTGACCGGTCGCGTCTGGCGTGGTTCGGCATTCGGTGGCGTGCGTGGCCGCAGCGAGCTGCCAAGTTATGTGGACATGGCCCAGACCGGCGAAATTCCCCTGGATACCTTCATCACCCACACCATGGGCCTGGAAGATATCAATAAGGCATTCGACCTGATGCATGAAGGCAAGAGCATTCGTACCGTCATCCATTTCTGA
- the fghA gene encoding S-formylglutathione hydrolase, with protein MSLENLSCQKSFGGWHKRYKHHSAALDCDMTFAVYLPPQAEQGGKLPVLYWLSGLTCTDENFMQKAGAQRVAAELGLIIVAPDTSPRGPGVPGDPDNAWDFGLGAGFYLNATQEPWARHYRMHDYVVQELPALVEAHFPASDKRGISGHSMGGHGALVCALRNPGRYRSVSAFSPINNPMDCPWGQKAFSRYLGEERSKWREWDACVLISDASEKLPLLVDQGDRDDFLATQLKPEALQQAAKAAGHALELRLQPGYDHSYFFIASFIEDHLRHHGRALLG; from the coding sequence ATGAGTCTGGAAAACCTGTCATGCCAGAAGAGCTTCGGCGGCTGGCATAAGCGTTATAAACATCATTCCGCTGCGCTGGATTGCGACATGACCTTTGCCGTGTACCTGCCGCCCCAGGCGGAGCAAGGTGGCAAGTTGCCAGTGTTGTACTGGCTGTCGGGGCTGACCTGTACCGATGAGAACTTCATGCAGAAGGCTGGCGCGCAGCGCGTGGCGGCCGAACTGGGGTTGATCATCGTCGCGCCGGACACCAGCCCCCGTGGCCCGGGTGTGCCGGGCGATCCGGACAATGCCTGGGACTTTGGCCTGGGGGCGGGTTTCTACCTCAATGCCACCCAGGAGCCTTGGGCCCGGCATTATCGGATGCATGACTATGTAGTGCAGGAATTGCCTGCGTTGGTTGAAGCGCATTTCCCAGCGTCCGATAAGCGTGGCATCAGTGGGCACTCCATGGGGGGGCATGGCGCACTGGTGTGCGCCCTGCGCAACCCGGGGCGCTATCGGTCGGTGTCGGCGTTTTCGCCGATCAATAATCCGATGGATTGCCCTTGGGGCCAAAAAGCTTTTTCTCGCTACTTGGGAGAGGAACGCTCCAAGTGGCGTGAATGGGACGCCTGTGTGCTGATCAGTGACGCCTCGGAAAAACTCCCGCTGCTGGTGGATCAGGGCGATCGCGACGACTTCCTGGCCACCCAGCTCAAGCCCGAGGCCTTGCAGCAAGCGGCCAAGGCCGCCGGCCATGCGTTGGAGTTGCGCCTGCAACCGGGCTACGACCACAGCTACTTCTTTATCGCCAGCTTCATCGAGGACCACTTGCGTCATCATGGACGTGCTTTGCTCGGTTAA
- the ftsB gene encoding cell division protein FtsB, with amino-acid sequence MRSPNWLFLVLLLLLAGLQYRLWVGNGSLAQVTDLTQQIAAQHAENEVLLERNRVLDAEVLELKKGMETVEERARHELGMVKEGETLYQLAQ; translated from the coding sequence ATGCGCAGTCCCAATTGGTTGTTCCTCGTCTTGCTCTTGCTGCTGGCTGGCCTGCAGTACCGCCTTTGGGTGGGCAATGGCAGCTTGGCGCAGGTAACCGACCTGACCCAGCAAATTGCCGCGCAGCACGCCGAGAACGAGGTGTTGCTGGAGCGTAACCGTGTGCTCGATGCCGAAGTGCTTGAGTTGAAAAAAGGCATGGAGACCGTTGAAGAACGGGCTCGCCATGAGTTGGGCATGGTCAAGGAGGGCGAAACCCTCTACCAGTTGGCCCAATGA
- the kdsA gene encoding 3-deoxy-8-phosphooctulonate synthase, producing the protein MAQKIIRVGDIEIANDKPMVLFGGMNVLESRDMAMQVCEAYVKVTEKLGIPYVFKASFDKANRSSVTSYRGPGLEEGMRIFQDIKQAFGVPIITDVHEPEQAAVVAEVCDIIQLPAFLSRQTDLVVAMAKTGAVINIKKAQFLAPQEMKHILNKCVEAGNDQLILCERGSSFGYNNLVVDMLGFGIMKQFEYPVFFDVTHALQMPGGRADSAGGRRAQVLDLAKAGISQSLAGLFLEAHPDPDNAKCDGPCALRLDKLEPFLAQLKQLDELVKRFPTVETA; encoded by the coding sequence ATGGCCCAGAAGATCATTCGCGTAGGCGACATCGAGATCGCCAACGACAAGCCCATGGTGCTGTTTGGCGGCATGAACGTGCTGGAAAGCCGCGACATGGCGATGCAGGTCTGTGAAGCGTACGTAAAGGTTACCGAGAAACTGGGTATCCCTTATGTATTCAAGGCCAGCTTCGACAAGGCCAACCGTTCGTCCGTGACCTCCTATCGCGGCCCGGGCCTTGAAGAAGGCATGCGGATCTTCCAGGACATCAAGCAAGCCTTCGGCGTGCCGATCATCACCGACGTCCACGAGCCTGAACAGGCGGCCGTGGTCGCCGAGGTGTGCGACATCATCCAGTTGCCGGCCTTCCTGTCGCGCCAGACCGACCTGGTGGTCGCGATGGCCAAGACCGGCGCTGTGATCAATATCAAGAAAGCCCAGTTCCTTGCGCCCCAGGAAATGAAACACATCCTGAACAAGTGCGTGGAAGCGGGTAACGACCAGTTGATCCTCTGCGAGCGTGGTTCGAGCTTCGGCTACAACAACCTCGTGGTGGACATGCTCGGTTTCGGCATCATGAAACAGTTCGAATACCCGGTATTCTTCGACGTGACCCACGCGCTGCAAATGCCCGGTGGTCGCGCAGATTCTGCCGGTGGGCGACGTGCCCAGGTGCTGGACCTGGCCAAGGCCGGTATCAGCCAGTCCCTGGCTGGCCTGTTCCTGGAAGCCCACCCGGACCCGGACAACGCCAAGTGCGACGGTCCTTGTGCCCTGCGCCTGGACAAGCTGGAGCCATTCCTGGCCCAACTCAAGCAATTGGACGAACTGGTCAAGCGTTTTCCGACAGTAGAGACCGCGTAA
- the eno gene encoding phosphopyruvate hydratase: MAKIVDIKGREVLDSRGNPTVEADVLLDNGIIGSACAPSGASTGSREALELRDGDKSRYLGKGVLKAVANINGPIRDLLLGKDPLDQKALDHAMIKLDGTENKGSLGANAILAVSLAAAKAAAQDQDLPLYAHIANLNGTPGVYSMPVPMMNIINGGEHADNNVDIQEFMVQPVGAKSFSEGLRMGTEIFHHLKAVLKARGLSTAVGDEGGFAPNLASNEDALKVISEAVANAGYKLGTDVTLALDCAASEFFEDGKYNLSGEGQVFNSEGFAEYLKGLTQRYPIISIEDGLDESDWGGWKILTDKIGEKIQLVGDDLFVTNTKILKEGIDKKIANSILIKFNQIGTLTETLEAIQMAKAAGYTAVISHRSGETEDSTIADLAVGTSAGQIKTGSLCRSDRVSKYNQLLRIEEQLGGKAKYNGRGEFRG, translated from the coding sequence ATGGCAAAAATCGTCGACATCAAAGGTCGTGAAGTTCTCGACTCCCGTGGCAACCCCACCGTCGAAGCCGACGTGCTTCTCGATAACGGCATCATCGGCAGCGCCTGCGCGCCGTCCGGTGCTTCCACCGGTTCGCGCGAAGCGCTGGAGCTGCGTGATGGCGACAAGAGCCGTTACCTGGGCAAGGGTGTCCTCAAGGCCGTAGCCAACATCAATGGCCCGATCCGTGACCTGTTGCTGGGCAAGGATCCGCTGGACCAGAAAGCCCTGGACCACGCAATGATCAAGCTCGACGGCACTGAAAACAAAGGCAGCCTCGGCGCCAATGCGATCCTCGCCGTATCCCTGGCTGCTGCCAAGGCTGCTGCCCAGGACCAAGACCTGCCGTTGTACGCGCACATTGCCAACCTGAACGGTACCCCAGGCGTCTACTCGATGCCGGTGCCGATGATGAATATCATCAACGGTGGCGAACACGCAGACAATAACGTCGATATCCAGGAATTCATGGTGCAGCCGGTGGGTGCCAAGTCCTTCTCCGAAGGCCTGCGCATGGGCACCGAGATTTTCCATCACCTGAAAGCTGTGCTGAAGGCCCGTGGCCTGAGCACCGCGGTGGGCGATGAAGGGGGATTCGCACCGAACCTGGCGTCCAACGAAGATGCACTGAAAGTGATCTCCGAAGCCGTGGCCAACGCTGGCTACAAGTTGGGTACCGACGTGACCCTGGCCCTGGACTGCGCGGCCAGCGAGTTCTTTGAAGACGGCAAGTACAACCTGTCTGGCGAAGGCCAGGTGTTCAACTCCGAAGGTTTCGCTGAATACCTGAAGGGCCTGACCCAGCGCTACCCGATCATTTCGATCGAAGACGGCCTGGACGAGTCTGACTGGGGCGGTTGGAAAATCCTCACCGACAAGATCGGCGAGAAGATCCAACTGGTAGGCGACGACCTGTTCGTGACCAACACCAAGATCCTGAAAGAGGGCATCGACAAGAAGATCGCCAACTCGATCCTGATCAAGTTCAACCAGATCGGCACCCTGACCGAAACCCTGGAAGCCATCCAGATGGCCAAGGCTGCGGGCTACACTGCCGTGATCTCGCACCGCTCCGGCGAAACCGAAGATTCGACCATTGCCGACTTGGCTGTGGGCACCTCGGCGGGCCAGATCAAAACCGGCTCCCTGTGCCGTTCCGACCGTGTTTCCAAGTACAACCAACTGCTGCGTATCGAAGAGCAATTGGGCGGTAAAGCCAAATACAACGGTCGTGGTGAGTTTCGCGGCTGA